One Gossypium hirsutum isolate 1008001.06 chromosome A08, Gossypium_hirsutum_v2.1, whole genome shotgun sequence genomic window, CGTGTGGTGACTATTAAccttgtttcttttattattttctctaaGCTGAATATTCCTTTCCCTTAGTTCTCTGTATCTATCGAGTGGTGACTTCTTTTCCTATGATGTATGTTCGCAGTGTCCAGTTATCACTGAGGAACGAAGGGTGCAGAACGTTTTTGAGCCATCAGAACCCTGTCTTCTAACACTTGGGTAAGTCGATTATTCCTTGTTTTAATAGTGTTATCTTAGTGGCTCTAGGTTATTCTTTTTAATTGGTTTTATCTGTTAAACTGTCGTGTGTGCAGTTGAGGGCCAAGATTCACGAGATCAACTCTAGCTAATCTAGATACAGTTGGCCACCTACTCTTCGATCAAGGTAAGTAGAGGAGTTGGGTTAAAGGTAGTTGTTGCGATTGATGTGGTGGAGACTAACTGAATGTTGGGTTGATTGTATGCCTTGGACTCGTGGGGAATTCTGTCACTTTCGCAAATCAAGGTGTGTAGTTGTACACCCAATCTTACTCTGTGTTCAATGATGAACGTGGGTGTGTAACCACACCAAGGCTGTTGTAGATCGGAAAAAGCCAAAAATCCAGAGTTTCGGCTATTGAAGCCTTacgagcgtgcgatcgctcgtggGGTAAATCGAGCCCACATATTATGGGCGGTAGATTATATGATCGTTGCGTGCGTTTCATGGACTAGGGCCGTTATGGGTCGTGTTAGGCTGAGATCCACACAGATAAGACATGCGGTAAGTGAAAAAATATGGAATGAGACATAAAAACCGTGTTGACGGGACTAAATTTGAGCTAAATgggccatatgggcgtgtgggcccacttgggctgagTAATGGGCATTGGgcccatttatactattttggcCATATAGGTTATTTGAGTCGTTCGAGACGACTGTAGACCTTTCGAAGGGTAATTTCCTATGCCGAGACCCTAAAATCAattaaatgatcgaaatacccctgaggggtaaaaattactgttttacccctaaTTGATGAAATGACCTTTATAACGCTAGTGGTAGGTTAATTAATTGTGAATGACATTTATATGACTGGTTTTGAGTATTATATACTGCATACACATAATGTTTATGAGACGTcatctgcatggggttgggtttatgatatagaggaagtactgtactggtgactatgtcacgcTTACTATTACTGGTGGCTCGCTACACTTACTGCTACTGGCAGCTACGCTGCGTTATTATTACTGGCAgatttgctgcgatattggtgtgctggttgggtgAGTTGATTGACATCCCCTCATGGTGTGTTGGTTGTTACGGGTGGTGTGTTTGATAGttttgggatgggttgcattttaCACTATAATGAGACTGTATGGGcctaggcccacactgttactgtttaagggctaaggcccagactgtactgatatATGAGTAGGGCTCTAGACCAGACTGTTACTACATGCACTATTTCCTATAGTCTGAtacgggattacacactgagttttcgtaaactcaccctttcttttaattGTACAGGTAATTCTCAGCCTTAGACAtgttggagctgcgagggactcggggTGGCCACACGATCACGAAtaactttattttttgtttaatgattttatatttgggtttttgtttttgtaataaggccatttaaggttttatttttttaaaatgggcTATGATTTGGTATTTATCAACTGCTAGAGTAAGAACAACGGGttttcaaataataatgttttctaaaATCGAACCTATAAATATCGATTCCAATAATAATAAACGTCATGAAAACTATACACGTTTTTAAATAGCACGAAACAATAGGCAAACTTAAGCTCTAAAACTTTTAAGGCTTTTTTGACAATCAATTTATCACTGTAAGCTTTTCGAGTTTTCGGGCAAATGTTGTGGCACATCGGACtcagccataacgtttaggccgggtctggggtgttacacctttgcTTTTTTAGCTACTAACAAAGAACATTTCTATATTGCTAATCAAAATATCTATAATTTCTCACCATTtgcaacacaaaaaaaaaagaaaagaaaataaacatgaaCCAATATAGCAAAATGAAATAATCAACTTACTTATGAACAGTTTCCTTGAATTTTTCCTCATCAAGAAACTGTAATATCAAAAAGACCAGCTCTCTACTTAAAGAAGACATTATCGTGGGTACTCCCTACTTAACAAAGTGTGAGAGAGTTAACTAAAGTTTGAACTTCACTCACAATAACACCACATGTTACTTTGagtcaaagataaataaatacAAGCTGAACCATTAAGCATTTTAGGGTGTTTGAGTCAAATCATCTTTTTGTGAGATTTGTagctttgagtcaaaaaattaTCTAAACCCTGTAAGGTAGCCCACAAATAGGTGACAAAATGCCCTGGCTAATCCAAATTGACCACATGGTAGGACTAAGACCAGAAACAGAACTTCATAGGAGACAGACTTTGCAATACTATGTTCCCTCAATATCGATTGCATCATGATTATAATTCCCATGTTCCCTCAATATCGATTGCCTTTTATCTCCAAACAAACCAAACACGTATATTTTAATTCAGTTTTTATAACTGTTAATTTGAAAATCTCCAAAAATAAATGTAATGTTTGATGTTCGAAAATCcaggaaatcgtgccctaacgtgctgggtttcgattttttgtttgttctttaagttatgtttattttaaagtttttttaggAGGGCTTCATTAATACACAATGTAATGTGGCCGGATTTGAACTTAGGTCTGATGTAATAGGCCTGGGCCCAATGGTCTTTGTTGGgtctcttttgtttttgtttttgttttctcttcttttctaatAACATACCTGgtcaattaatttaaaaaaaaggtaaataacaaaaaaagaaaagcagaATAATTTCTTTTGATATTTTTCTTGAGAAAATCCTTGATTGATGTATAATTATCTTTCATCTAACTTAATTGATAATTATAAGGACTATAATTAGAATTTAACCCAGAGAGGTATTCAACATATACATAGAATACAGTACATGGATGTAgcttttttataaaaacaatattaaaaaataattaattacaaaaaaaggattaaggaataaaatatttataaaaattggtGTTTTGAACTGTACCCGCTAATGCCACCTAACACACCAGTAGTACAACCCCTTTTCCCCTCCTTCAATCATCACTCAATCATGTGCtttttaagaagaaaaaaaaaagatttttggtGCCACAACTGTGTCAAGTGATAACGatatatatttttccaaaatatccACGAAAATATAAGAATATcgatgaaaaaacaaaaaaaaattatagtgcCGCCGATGTATTAGAAAATACTggtcaaagtaaaaaaaaagaagtcaTGAACTCccccatttattttcttttaagttttttttttctatttcaccTTTTCTTTTCACTTTCATACTTTAACtataatttccattttattttatcgAAAATTTTACTGCcatttaataaatatatcatGTGTCATGTTCTTatgagaaattttttaaaataaattgagaacgaaaataataatttaaatattaaaattgaaaaaataacttcaatattaaaataaaaataagtctaATTCATAATTGTGAATTAATCCTTATTGAAATTAGAGTGTCTTCAAACACAATCCAAAATATGTGATTACATTTATTCTATTtagatgaatttttttgaaaacatacTATCAAAACACCTCACTAGTTCATGTAATTTTGCAATGTTTGAGatttaatatttgtattaaaaattaagttttttttttaattctaatacACTCGTTAGCATTGATTTGTTTACTAAGTTCATAATTATTTCCTTACTAAATTAGAGTGATTGTATGGGTAtatgaagataaaaaaaaagtaaggaaTTGTCAAGGGGTTCGATGTTATGAATACCCAAATCGTCATCCTTAAACTTACAATGAACTAAAATATTTTCGTGTTGCTTAGATCATTGACGACATGGACTTGCCATTTATCGAACCACAGAAAGTACATATTGTTATCATCATGGTGGCCTTGATCAGGTTCTGAACTTGATGGAGCTATTAATGGGATTATTGCTATTGCGTGAACAAGTATAAACAACATAATTTTCTTACAAAAACTattcatggttttttttttttggcttttgatttgtttattgtTGTGGCTCTATATAGTGAAAGTATATGGGGAAGTTGAAAAAAGATTATTAAAGGTTTTAAAGAATATCGCAGCCTCGCGAATGCCACTGCAGAGATAGTCTGAATTCAGACGTTGCTGTCGGAACTCGGGGTTTCAATTCATAGAGCACTGGTTTGGTGTGATAGTTCAACTGCGGTTGCTGTCGCAAGCAATCCAGTCCTGCATTCTAAGTTCAAACACGTGGAATTAGACTTATTTTTTGTCAGAGAAAAGGTGGCAAATGGATCGCTTCAAGTCGGCCATATATCTGGACAGAAACAGATTGCTGATAATCTGACCAAGCCCTTGTCAGTTGGTTTGTTTGATAAATTCAGAAACAAACTTAGAGTTATTTGCTCAGGAGGGGATGACATGCAGAAGCAGAGAAAGTCGAGAAGCATAGGCCATGTTATGGAATGAAagaaatattaattgtataaactAGTCAAACTAGTTAGTCGAGTTAGTTGTTATGAGTCTATTAACAGTTAGTTATTCACTTGTGGTGTTAAATACTTAACTAGTGTTTCTCTGTAATAATCAATGAATTCAGTTTACTCCTTAATCTGTGTACCTTAACAATCTTGTGAGTGCACATTGGGAGTATGTGCGATACGGGAAAAGGATACCTGCAGAAGCCATTGTATTTAAATGAGTCAAAAAAACTGAGGAAACCCGAGACATTGCACAATATATTTGTACCTCATTAGGTTGGCCAGTACAAATGCGCTTCATCAAATGATCTAAACCGGCTGACTGATAATCTATTCCTGGCATACCAGATGCTGTCCTCCGATGCTTAAGGAATGCAGCTGAACCATCGAGGCAAAAAATAGTCAAATAATGCAAGTTTGCCGAAACATTATTATACAAAGACACCAAAAACCAATTGCACTGTTCCTACCTGCATTAGAAGGCTGGACAAGACCAGGAGGACCTGCCACCACAGCAGTTGCATGAGGTAAAGAAGGATTACCATTTGAGGTCCACCCTGCAATAACATCAGAAGATGGGGAAATGACAGGCTGAAATGGCTTCACATCGGAGTCatctaagaattttttttaagaatgatGTATATATTTTGTATGAGATAAAATAAAGCAAAATACTTACAACATGAGCACCGATGGGAGGGAATGCCCCAGCCATGGGAATTGGTCCGATAAGAGGACTGCTAGTTGGTGGAGGAGGACGAGCACCATTAGTAGAGGGAGAACAAGAAAGATCCATAAAAAGAGATTTAATGTTAGGGTTTGGATGAGGATTCTTGCAAAGCTGATGCTACCAATTCAGATTGAAAAATTCAACAGAGAAAAATGAGCGGGTTTTTTGccaaattaatacaaaaaaaacaCCAAAATAGTATAGGAAAAATACTATATACCAAAATGGTATACTTGAAGTG contains:
- the LOC107942540 gene encoding protein TOPLESS-RELATED PROTEIN 2, encoding YRTNSHGWGIPSHRCSCWWTSNGNPSLPHATAVVAGPPGLVQPSNAAAFLKHRRTASGMPGIDYQSAGLDHLMKRICTGQPNEVSFSRIAHTPNVHSQDC